A window of the Cystobacter fuscus genome harbors these coding sequences:
- a CDS encoding CsbD family protein, whose protein sequence is MGEWTDKTKGKVKETVGVATGDRELEAEGKKDTFKGHVKEKIEDAKRVIKDAVEGEPRRNEP, encoded by the coding sequence ATGGGTGAGTGGACGGACAAGACGAAGGGGAAGGTGAAGGAGACCGTCGGTGTGGCCACGGGAGACCGTGAGCTGGAAGCCGAGGGCAAGAAGGACACCTTCAAGGGCCACGTGAAGGAGAAGATCGAGGACGCCAAGCGCGTCATCAAGGACGCGGTGGAGGGTGAGCCGCGGCGCAACGAGCCGTAG
- the glnII gene encoding glutamine synthetase GlnII, producing MRKVMAEYIWIDGQKPTAKLRSKMKVVELPEIKSLSDLPDWGFDGSSTYQAEGKKSDLQLKPVRYIPNPLRPGTPDVLVMCEVMHQDGSPHPSNTRAPLRAVAEKYASFETWFGLEQEYTLFEGNRPLGWPEKGFPAPQGGYYCGVGSDEVFGRKLVEAHAEACLRAGLHLNGTNAEVMPAQWEFQIGPITALEMGDELWFARWLLYRMGEDFGISATLHPKPVKGDWNGAGCHTNVSTKAMREPGGLKVIEAACEKLRARHEAHIAVYGAHNVERLTGLHETAPINVFRYGNSDRGSSIRIPMGTVNEGKGYFEDRRPAANCDPYEVCRIMLETICS from the coding sequence ATGCGCAAGGTGATGGCGGAGTACATCTGGATCGACGGTCAGAAGCCGACGGCGAAGCTGCGCTCCAAGATGAAGGTGGTGGAGCTTCCGGAGATCAAGAGCCTCTCGGACCTGCCGGACTGGGGCTTCGATGGGTCGAGCACCTACCAGGCCGAGGGCAAGAAGAGCGACCTCCAGCTCAAGCCGGTGCGCTACATCCCCAACCCGCTGCGCCCGGGCACGCCGGACGTGCTGGTGATGTGCGAGGTGATGCATCAGGATGGCTCGCCCCATCCGAGCAACACGCGCGCGCCCCTGCGCGCGGTGGCGGAGAAGTACGCCTCGTTCGAGACGTGGTTCGGCCTGGAGCAGGAGTACACGCTCTTCGAGGGCAACCGCCCGCTGGGCTGGCCGGAGAAGGGTTTCCCGGCGCCGCAGGGCGGCTACTACTGTGGCGTGGGCAGTGACGAGGTGTTTGGCCGCAAGCTGGTGGAGGCGCACGCCGAGGCGTGTCTTCGCGCGGGCCTGCACCTCAACGGCACCAACGCCGAGGTGATGCCCGCGCAGTGGGAGTTCCAGATTGGCCCGATCACGGCGCTGGAGATGGGCGACGAGCTGTGGTTCGCGCGCTGGCTGCTCTACCGGATGGGCGAGGACTTCGGCATCAGCGCCACGCTGCACCCCAAGCCGGTGAAGGGTGACTGGAACGGGGCGGGCTGCCACACCAACGTGAGCACCAAGGCGATGCGCGAGCCGGGTGGCCTGAAGGTCATCGAGGCGGCGTGCGAGAAGCTGCGCGCGCGGCACGAGGCGCACATCGCGGTGTACGGCGCGCACAACGTGGAGCGCCTGACGGGCCTGCACGAGACGGCGCCCATCAATGTCTTCCGCTACGGCAACAGTGACCGCGGCTCGTCCATCCGCATCCCGATGGGGACGGTGAACGAGGGCAAGGGTTACTTCGAGGATCGTCGTCCGGCCGCCAACTGCGACCCGTACGAGGTCTGCCGCATCATGCTCGAGACGATCTGCAGCTGA
- a CDS encoding sigma-54 interaction domain-containing protein — protein MAKRTEEQTGEHAALASLLEVSQALAGAHDLRAALHRVLERIERYHGVVRGTVTLMDPDTQELYIEASIGLSSEGRDARYQLGEGITGRVVQSGKPVVVPEVSREPLFLHRAFGGRKSGAQEYSFICVPILLHRKPVGAFGVDLVYDKERDFTEETRLFSVIASMIGQALAAHQLLEDERKKLLEENTTLRQELRERYDFSNIIGTSGPMRQVYEQIHQVARTNTTVLIRGESGTGKELIAHALHYNSTRAKKPFIKVNCAALPETLIESELFGYEKGAFTGAQARKRGRFELAEGGTLFLDEIGEINLATQVKLLRVLQEREFERVGGIETLKTNVRLIAATNKDLETAIAEKSFREDLYYRLNVFTLFIPPLRERKSDLLLLADHFVAKYAHEHGKNIRRISTPAIDMLVSYHWPGNVRELENIIERSVLVCDGNAIHGHHLPPTLQTAEASETVTNTSLADAVQQFEKDLILDALKTTRGNRAKAARLLRTTERIVNYKVSKYDIDCSRFQG, from the coding sequence ATGGCGAAGCGAACGGAGGAGCAGACGGGCGAACACGCGGCCCTGGCGAGCCTGTTGGAGGTGAGCCAGGCGCTCGCGGGGGCCCATGACCTGAGGGCCGCCCTGCACCGGGTGCTCGAGCGCATCGAGCGCTACCACGGCGTGGTGCGCGGCACCGTGACGTTGATGGACCCGGACACCCAGGAGCTCTACATCGAGGCGTCCATTGGTTTGAGCTCCGAGGGCCGCGACGCCCGCTACCAACTGGGGGAGGGCATCACCGGCCGCGTGGTGCAGAGCGGCAAGCCGGTCGTCGTGCCCGAGGTCAGCCGCGAGCCGCTCTTCCTCCACCGGGCGTTCGGCGGCCGCAAGAGCGGCGCCCAGGAGTACTCCTTCATCTGCGTGCCCATCCTCCTCCACCGCAAGCCCGTGGGCGCCTTCGGCGTGGACCTCGTCTACGACAAGGAGCGCGACTTCACCGAGGAGACGCGCCTGTTCAGCGTCATCGCCTCCATGATTGGTCAGGCGCTCGCCGCGCACCAGCTCCTGGAGGACGAGCGCAAGAAGCTGCTCGAGGAGAACACCACCCTGCGCCAGGAGCTGCGCGAGCGCTACGACTTCTCCAACATCATCGGCACCAGCGGCCCCATGCGGCAGGTGTACGAGCAGATCCACCAGGTCGCTCGCACCAACACCACCGTGCTCATCCGCGGCGAGTCCGGCACCGGCAAGGAGCTCATCGCCCACGCCCTGCACTACAACTCCACCCGCGCCAAGAAGCCCTTCATCAAGGTCAACTGCGCCGCCCTGCCCGAAACCCTCATCGAGTCCGAGCTCTTCGGCTACGAGAAGGGTGCCTTCACCGGCGCCCAGGCACGCAAGCGCGGCCGCTTCGAGCTCGCCGAGGGCGGCACCCTCTTCCTCGACGAGATTGGCGAAATCAACCTCGCCACCCAGGTGAAGCTCCTGCGCGTGCTCCAGGAGCGCGAGTTCGAGCGCGTCGGAGGCATCGAGACCCTCAAGACCAACGTGCGCCTCATCGCCGCCACCAACAAGGACCTGGAGACGGCCATCGCCGAGAAGAGCTTCCGCGAGGACCTCTACTACCGCCTCAACGTCTTCACCCTCTTCATCCCGCCCCTGCGCGAGCGCAAATCCGACTTGCTGCTCTTGGCCGACCACTTCGTCGCCAAGTACGCCCACGAGCACGGCAAGAACATCCGCCGCATCTCCACCCCCGCCATCGACATGCTCGTGAGCTACCACTGGCCCGGCAACGTGCGCGAGCTGGAGAACATCATCGAGCGCTCCGTGCTCGTCTGCGACGGCAACGCCATCCACGGCCACCACCTGCCCCCCACCCTCCAGACCGCCGAGGCCTCCGAGACCGTCACCAACACCTCGCTCGCCGACGCCGTCCAGCAGTTCGAGAAGGATCTCATCCTCGACGCGCTCAAGACGACCCGCGGCAACCGCGCCAAGGCCGCCCGCCTGCTGCGCACCACCGAGCGCATCGTCAACTACAAGGTCTCCAAGTACGACATCGACTGCTCGCGCTTCCAGGGCTAG